One stretch of Toxoplasma gondii ME49 chromosome XI, whole genome shotgun sequence DNA includes these proteins:
- a CDS encoding hypothetical protein (encoded by transcript TGME49_310200): protein MGDPKFGIPFIFTMHRSPTRRLSTEILSFVPESVEAYDVYRVGRNAATEYRRVYRQLVMTVHPEGSLHGADLSSAISSRIQREFPRETPNATAWTRSMPHHTICRNGASFFRPVHNRPHRRQPKSLKTLPHCATDLPTGSSPAAGGPLLFHAGRRTAACRPHQGDASSSLPPSRFSCLPMGLKWPVSCEQSMFFPSGSAPNLIRCLAAFSSVSRSFPDASRSDVSNCLSSSPSFSSSDVEAPSPQSSEDPSTQYDGIPALPDTRKVGRLAVTGAEPPGAVSYETLAGIPWMSRGRLCSVLEEVAERGPYDVATWNKLLCRAEAISASLSVRDIGRLVVGMAKVKYYHPSLLRKFSFFARRQIQDADALACSGLLHSYSTLNCFDPKLYEVVCNRMQKREVMHACKLFPLSLALSACVREKFVHEGLFLAAGERLSELLPACKPSDQQSVALILNCLARLFNLRQQQKLARRRDSAEPIESQRATSPSETAADQEHLDLKELLGKIACSLPPLLPTMNLQSLTLVLNAFSRLRSLCATPPEVVLLTCETLMPRASKLTALQAVTVLNALVKLRLGGETDLLEAVLGQLRERAHHLTPQGVCLTVKALSILRLKDRRLEEELERQVCLTFHHFSAAEVSSLRAACQGWAYMPPSLERLLNEDFRGESNPVETSTDSKET, encoded by the exons ATGGGAGACCCAAAATTCGGAATTCCATTTATCTTTACGATGCACAGAAGCCCCACGCGACGGCTCTCCACAGAGATCCTGTCTTTTGTGCCAGAGTCCGTTGAGGCCTACGATGTCTACAGGGTAGGGAGAAATGCGGCCACGGAGTACCGgcgggtgtacagacagctggtGATGACGGTGCATCCGGAAGGCAGCCTGCATGGCGCGGATCTCTCTTCGGCCATTTCTTCAAGAATTCAGCGGGAATTTCCGCGAGAGACTCCAAATGCGACAGCGTGGACGCGTTCTATGCCGCATCACACAATCTGTCGGAATGGAGCGTCTTTCTTCAGGCCGGTTCACAACCGTCCACACCGGAGGCAACCAAAGTCGCTCAAGACGCTGCCACACTGTGCTACCGACCTGCCGACGG GCTCTTCGCCGGCTGCTGGTGGCCCGCttctgttccacgcaggaCGGAGgacagctgcatgcaggcctcACCAGGGAGATGCGTCCTCGTCCCTTCCTCcatctcgcttctcttgtctccctATGGGGCTGAAATGGCCCGTCTCCTGCGAACAATCGATGTTTTTCCCATCTGGATCTGCACCGAATTTGATAAGGTGTCTCGCAGCGTTTTCGTCAGTTTCGCGTTCTTTCCCCGACGCGTCGCGATCCGATGTTTCCAACTGTCTTTCGAGTTCGCCTTCGTTCTCGAGTTCGGACGTTGAAGCCCCCTCCCCTCAAAGTTCAGAGGACCCTTCAACTCAGTATGACGGCATACCTGCGTTGCCGGACACTCGGAAGGTCGGCCGTCTCGCAGTCACGGGCGCTGAGCCTCCCGGTGCCGTCTCGTACGAGACGCTCGCAGGAATTCCCTG GATGAGTCGCggccgcctctgcagcgtcCTCGAGGAAGTCGCTGAACGCGGGCCGTACGACGTCGCGACGTGGAACAAGCTGCTTTGCAGG GCAGAGGCGATAAGCGCCTCTTTGTCGGTCCGCGATATAGGACGCTTGGTTGTGGGCATGGCGAAAGTAAAGTACTACCATCCCAGCCTGCTTCGCAaattttcctttttcgcgcGCCGTCAAATACAAGACGCTGACGCCTTAGCTTGTTCTG GCCTGCTTCACAGCTACAGCACGCTGAACTGCTTCGATCCCAAGCTTTATGAAGTCGTCTGCAACAGAATGCAG aaacgcgaagtgatgcatgcatgcaagcttTTCCCGCTCTCCTTG GCATTGTCCGCTTGCGTACGCGAGAAGTTCGTCCACGAGggtctttttctcgcggcCGGGGAGCGCCTTTCGGAGTTGttgcctgcatgcaagccGAGCGACCAGCAGA GTGTCGCGTTGATTCTGAACTGTCTCGCGCGACTCTTCAATCTGCGACAACAACAGAAACTTGCGAGGCGTCGTGACTCTGCCGAACCCATAGAGTCGCAGCGCGCGACTTCTCCCTCAGAGACCGCAGCTGATCAGGAGCATCTTGAtct gAAAGAGCTTCTCGGAAAAATAGCGTGTTCACTTCCGCCGCTTTTGCCAACCATGAATCTTCAGTCTCTTACCCTCGTGTtgaacgcgttttctcggcTGCGGTCGCTCTGCGCTACTCCg CCGGAGGTTGTTCTCTTGACGTGCGAAACTCTCATGCCTCGCGCAAGCAAA ctcaCTGCTCTCCAAGCAGTTACGGTTTTGAACGCTCTTGTGAAGCTGCGACTCGGCGGGGAAACCGATCTACTGGAAGCAGTTCTTGGGCAA CTGAGAGAGCGAGCACACCATCTCACTCCCCAAGGCGTCTGCCTCACAGTGAAGGCTCTTTCGATTTTGCGCTTGAAAG atcgaAGACTCGAGGAAGAGCTAGAGAGACAAGTCTGCTTGACATTTCATCACTTCTCTGCGGCTGAAGTGTCTTCG cttcGAGCGGCATGTCAAGGGTGGGCGTACATGCCTCCGAGCTTGGAACGCCTTCTTAACGAGGATTTTCGGGGAGAAAGCAATCCAGTGGAGACTTCCACCGATAGCAAAGAGACCTAA